The sequence GGTGGATCTTATAATTTTACCAGTACAACCCAGGTTTCGGGCGAACCGGGTAGTTATGTGCTGAAAGTCTGGGTTACTGATGTAAATGGTATTACCGGGGCTGATGATGTACCTGAAAATGATACATTGTCAAAATCGATTGGAATTCCTACCCAATCAGTTGCCAGAAAGCCTTTATTCGAAGAGTTTACCAGTTCAACCTGTGCTCCATGTGCCTCTTTCAATAATGGCGTTTTCAATCCATTTGTGGCTGCTCACGGCGACGAGATTGTACTTGTTAAGTATCAGATGAACTGGCCCGGTGCCGGAGACCCATACTATACAGCAGAAGGCGGACAGCGAAGAACCTATTATGGTGTAAATGCCGTGCCACAGCTATTTGTTGATGGTAAAAATACTTCTACCAATTCAACCGGCGTCAATACGGCTTTTAATAATTCTCTGGCTAATCCTGCCTTTGCCGAAATTTCAGGTTATTATACCATTTCGGGTAATGAAGTGGCACTTGATGCAAGTTTGGTTGCTTACACTAATATTACCAATGCCAGCTTATTTGTGGTTATTTTTGAAGGTATTACTACTGAAAATCATGCTACCAATGGTGAAACTGAGTTTCATCATGTGATGATGCGGATTCTGCCTGATGGAAATGGAAGCACGGTTGAACTTCAAAGTGGTGTCCCCATGGCGATTAGTCATGTTGTTGATATGACAGGCACGAATGTTGAAGAAATGGAAGATCTTCAGGTAGCTATTTTCTTGCAGGATAATGAAACCCAGGAAATTTTTCAGGCAGCTTATGCAACGCTTTCCGGTGCACTTATTAGTCTGACTCCTGCCAATAATACTACCGAAGTTCTGATTGATCAGCCCTTAAATATTGGTTTCAGTGCTCCTGTCAGATTGATTGGTGGTGAAGAACTTACCAATGACAATGCCGCTACAGTTGTAACCCTTGAAGAGGCTGATAGCAAAGGTGTGGCTGTTCCGTTTACTGCAGAAGTCAATGAATCAAAAACAGCCATCACCATTACTCCGGTTGAGAACCTGCAGATGAGTACTGCTTACATTTTAACCGTTAGCCCTGTTGAGAATTACAATGGGTTGGCTACCTACGAAGCTGTTTCGCACTTTTCTACACAAACCAATGTTGGTGTCCTATCACCCGATAAGGCAAAAGTGGCTATCTATCCTAACCCGGCAGTTGATCAGCTTCATGTGATGCTGAATGCCGAACTCGGAAAGATTCAGTCTGTCTTGGTTTATAACTCAAATGGAGCTGTGATGTCAGCTGTTCAATTTGATGTTCTGAGCTCAGGCAATTTAAAAGTGGATGTAAATTCACTTTCTTCTGGGCTTTATCTGATGAAGGTTGTGGGAACAGAAGGCTCAGCCTCTGCTGCCTTTGTGGTGAAATAATCAAATTTTGATAAATAAGGGAAAGCCTGGTTTTAAAAAGAAGCCAGGCTTTTTTTTGTGATTTTAAAGCTGGCTGACCGCCATTTTAATGACGGGAAGTTTACGATAGAAAAATAAAGTGGCAACCAGGCATAATACTCCAGCAATGCCAACCGTCACCTGAACGCTTGTTATTTCAGCCAGCCAACCCATGGTGAGGCTTCCCAAAGGTGTAATTCCCATAAAAGACATGCTGTATAAAGCTACAATTCTTCCTCGCATGTCATCTTTTACCATGGTTTGCAATAAAGTGTTGCTTGAGGCGAACTCAACTACCATTCCAAAACCGGCCACTGCCAGTATGAGCAGGGAGAAGGTCAGATTCACTGAAACGGAGAACAGAATTAACCCAATGCTGAACATTCCTGCTGAAATAAAGATAATCAGAGGGATGCCGCTGAGCGATCGGCGGGTGGCCAGAAACAAGGCTCCTGTTAAGGCGCCGGCTCCGATAGCTCCGATTAGATATCCGAGCGTTTGCGCATCTCCGTTGAGTACTTCGCGGGCAAATACCGGCATAAATACCTGAAATGGCAATCCCAGGAAACTGGTAGTAAATACCATTACCAAAAGAAACCGGATAGGTAAAACCTTGAATGCATAACCAAAGCCGCTCATTAAATCATTCCAGATAGCCTGATGTTTACCCTGACTGGTAGCAGATTCGACCTTCATGGCCAGCAGCGAAGCGATTACTGCCAGGTAGCTGAGCCCGTTTACAAGAAAGCAAATGCCTTCACCTGATAATGCAATAAGCAAACCGCCAATTGGTGGACCCGCAAATCGGGCG comes from Lentimicrobiaceae bacterium and encodes:
- a CDS encoding Ig-like domain-containing protein translates to MKKLYFLFGLVFCTLVAFSQEVLHEDFSNGQMPPAGWSIDAQAGNWSVSQTANAGGHSPEAKMSWSPQFNTTTRLISSSIDMTGQDLLLLQFRHMIDHYSGNYQIGVAYRVNGGAWTNAWTKTVTTSIPAELVYVPIADAAINSSDFQFCIFFSGSSYNINSWYLDDIILTIPAELDASLAEINVPTYFLGSKDVKGKITNKGATVINSFKFAWQLGDGEIHENSVVGQNLVLGGSYNFTSTTQVSGEPGSYVLKVWVTDVNGITGADDVPENDTLSKSIGIPTQSVARKPLFEEFTSSTCAPCASFNNGVFNPFVAAHGDEIVLVKYQMNWPGAGDPYYTAEGGQRRTYYGVNAVPQLFVDGKNTSTNSTGVNTAFNNSLANPAFAEISGYYTISGNEVALDASLVAYTNITNASLFVVIFEGITTENHATNGETEFHHVMMRILPDGNGSTVELQSGVPMAISHVVDMTGTNVEEMEDLQVAIFLQDNETQEIFQAAYATLSGALISLTPANNTTEVLIDQPLNIGFSAPVRLIGGEELTNDNAATVVTLEEADSKGVAVPFTAEVNESKTAITITPVENLQMSTAYILTVSPVENYNGLATYEAVSHFSTQTNVGVLSPDKAKVAIYPNPAVDQLHVMLNAELGKIQSVLVYNSNGAVMSAVQFDVLSSGNLKVDVNSLSSGLYLMKVVGTEGSASAAFVVK
- a CDS encoding MFS transporter, encoding MISLPGNWIQNIALGWLVYKLTGSALLLGIVGFAGQIPSLVITPLAGVFADRIDRRKVLITTQTISMLIAIGVSLLIFSGRIQVWHIILSAVMNGISVAFDTPFRHAFLVNMVTDKKDLQNAIALNSTLFNTARFAGPPIGGLLIALSGEGICFLVNGLSYLAVIASLLAMKVESATSQGKHQAIWNDLMSGFGYAFKVLPIRFLLVMVFTTSFLGLPFQVFMPVFAREVLNGDAQTLGYLIGAIGAGALTGALFLATRRSLSGIPLIIFISAGMFSIGLILFSVSVNLTFSLLILAVAGFGMVVEFASSNTLLQTMVKDDMRGRIVALYSMSFMGITPLGSLTMGWLAEITSVQVTVGIAGVLCLVATLFFYRKLPVIKMAVSQL